One Desulfobulbus propionicus DSM 2032 DNA segment encodes these proteins:
- a CDS encoding efflux transporter outer membrane subunit, with product MGCPHHRTYRLILFLLSVALLTACAPVGPDYQPPQTAMPSQWSEGTGSGNTPATTLSHWWSLFRDPLLDSLIARALTANPDLRIAETRVVEARAARRIATASLLPSVDLGGSYTTSRRSERVQSSDRYQDVFETGFDAGWELDLFGGVRRQAEAAEANLAATVEDWRGVCVSLAAEVARNYIELRSSQQRLAIARENSRIQEQTVEVVRNKFHLGLGSDLEVAQAETLLAQTRAEMPLLESSAAQAMHQLALLLGQQPQTLKLELTAEAPLPPVPPHLPHVLPSELLRQRPDIRSAERRLAVATATVGAATADLFPRFSLSALIGLQSTSLGDLIASGSRFWSAGPAVRWPLFDGGTARAAVDASEAQRRRAELTYEQTVLTALTETENALVTLERERTTHAILQEAVKASQRAVVIAHGQYQAGITPFLNVLQSQNALYQSQDKLAQSGQRLAIGMLTLYKALGGGWQTQPLPAATLSRATTTLPARNIP from the coding sequence ATGGGTTGTCCACACCACCGTACATACCGATTGATCCTGTTCCTGCTGAGTGTGGCCCTCTTGACCGCCTGTGCGCCGGTCGGCCCCGATTACCAGCCGCCGCAAACGGCAATGCCCAGCCAATGGAGCGAGGGCACCGGTTCGGGGAATACGCCGGCAACCACCCTCTCCCACTGGTGGTCGCTGTTCAGGGATCCGCTGTTGGATTCGCTGATCGCCCGGGCCCTGACCGCCAATCCCGATCTGCGCATTGCCGAAACGCGCGTTGTCGAGGCCCGGGCTGCCCGCCGAATCGCGACCGCATCCCTGTTGCCCTCCGTCGATCTCGGCGGCAGTTACACCACCAGCCGCCGCAGCGAGCGCGTCCAGAGCAGCGACCGGTATCAGGATGTATTTGAAACCGGGTTCGATGCCGGGTGGGAACTCGACCTCTTTGGCGGTGTCCGGCGCCAGGCCGAAGCCGCCGAGGCCAATCTGGCCGCCACGGTGGAAGATTGGCGCGGCGTGTGCGTCTCCCTGGCCGCCGAGGTGGCACGTAATTACATCGAGCTGCGGTCCAGTCAGCAGCGGCTGGCCATTGCCCGGGAAAACAGCCGCATCCAGGAACAAACCGTGGAGGTGGTGCGCAACAAGTTCCACCTCGGGTTGGGCAGCGATCTGGAGGTGGCCCAGGCAGAAACCCTGCTGGCCCAGACCAGGGCGGAAATGCCGCTCCTGGAAAGCAGCGCCGCTCAAGCCATGCATCAACTGGCCCTGCTTCTCGGCCAGCAACCGCAAACCCTGAAGCTGGAGCTGACGGCGGAAGCGCCACTGCCACCGGTGCCGCCGCATCTTCCCCATGTCCTGCCCTCGGAACTGCTGCGCCAGCGGCCCGACATCCGCAGCGCCGAACGCCGGCTGGCCGTCGCCACCGCCACGGTGGGCGCGGCCACGGCCGATCTGTTTCCCCGTTTTTCCCTCTCCGCCCTGATCGGCCTGCAAAGCACTTCGCTCGGCGATCTGATCGCCAGCGGCAGCCGTTTCTGGTCGGCCGGCCCCGCAGTACGCTGGCCCCTGTTCGACGGCGGCACGGCACGGGCGGCGGTCGATGCCAGCGAGGCCCAGCGCCGGCGTGCCGAGCTGACCTATGAACAAACGGTGCTGACGGCGCTGACGGAAACGGAAAATGCCCTGGTCACCCTGGAGCGCGAACGGACAACGCATGCGATTCTGCAGGAAGCGGTCAAGGCCAGTCAGCGGGCAGTGGTCATCGCCCACGGCCAGTACCAGGCGGGAATCACCCCCTTTCTCAATGTGTTGCAAAGCCAGAATGCTCTCTACCAATCCCAGGACAAACTGGCACAAAGCGGCCAGCGGCTGGCAATCGGCATGCTTACCCTCTACAAGGCCCTGGGCGGCGGCTGGCAGACGCAACCCCTTCCTGCGGCCACCCTGTCGCGCGCGACGACCACGCTCCCCGCAAGGAACATCCCATGA
- a CDS encoding efflux RND transporter periplasmic adaptor subunit has product MMLFFHHFLLPHDRSAQSACPLLCLLVLTGLVALLCMSGCSQQREEKSGQKKRAAIPVSVAASSRKTVPVELTAIGHVEASATVEIRSQVTGTLKTVHFREGDTVKGGELLFTIDPRPFAAALAKAEAELAGDKAELDNARRESGRYAQAAHKGYVSQEQADQAATRVATLAATVKADEAAVDKARLELEYCSIRAPFAGRTGELLSHQGNLIKENADSPMVILKRIQPILATFTVPGQHLQEIARYQAVESLKVLATPQKHAAGSPVAGALAFIDNTVDPTTGMLRLKASFVNSDRQLWPGQLIDVRVVLSQRPDCIVVPAQAVQVGQEGAYVYVVTDEQTVSYRPVTPGMLYQGGAVIDSGLTEGELVVIDGQLQLADGVKIERRDQARESGATVQDAQSGNGTRQTTP; this is encoded by the coding sequence ATGATGCTGTTTTTCCACCATTTTCTCCTGCCGCATGACCGGTCTGCCCAATCCGCCTGCCCGCTTCTTTGCCTGCTCGTCCTCACCGGGCTGGTGGCCCTGCTTTGCATGAGCGGCTGTTCACAACAACGCGAGGAAAAGAGCGGCCAGAAAAAACGGGCGGCGATCCCGGTGAGCGTGGCGGCCAGCAGCAGAAAAACAGTGCCTGTTGAATTGACCGCCATCGGCCATGTGGAAGCATCGGCCACGGTGGAGATCCGCTCGCAGGTGACTGGAACGCTCAAGACCGTCCATTTCCGCGAAGGCGATACGGTGAAAGGCGGGGAGCTGCTGTTCACCATCGACCCCCGTCCCTTTGCCGCCGCCCTGGCCAAGGCCGAAGCCGAGCTAGCCGGGGACAAGGCCGAGCTGGACAATGCCCGGCGTGAATCCGGCCGCTACGCGCAGGCCGCGCACAAAGGGTATGTGTCGCAGGAACAGGCCGATCAGGCGGCGACCCGGGTGGCCACCCTCGCCGCCACGGTCAAGGCGGATGAGGCGGCGGTCGACAAGGCCCGGCTGGAGCTGGAATACTGCTCGATCCGGGCACCCTTTGCCGGGCGAACCGGCGAATTGCTCAGCCACCAGGGCAACCTGATCAAGGAGAATGCCGACAGTCCGATGGTCATCCTCAAACGGATCCAGCCGATCCTGGCCACCTTCACCGTCCCCGGCCAGCACCTCCAGGAGATTGCCCGCTACCAGGCCGTCGAAAGCCTCAAGGTGTTGGCCACCCCGCAGAAACACGCGGCCGGCAGCCCCGTTGCCGGTGCGTTGGCCTTTATCGACAACACCGTTGATCCGACCACCGGCATGCTGCGGCTCAAGGCCAGTTTCGTCAACAGCGACCGCCAGTTGTGGCCGGGACAACTGATCGATGTGCGCGTCGTCCTCTCCCAACGGCCGGACTGCATCGTTGTCCCCGCGCAGGCGGTGCAGGTCGGCCAGGAAGGCGCCTATGTGTATGTGGTCACCGACGAGCAAACCGTCAGCTACCGGCCGGTGACGCCCGGTATGCTCTATCAGGGAGGGGCGGTGATCGACTCGGGGCTCACGGAGGGCGAGCTCGTGGTCATCGACGGTCAGTTGCAGTTGGCCGACGGGGTCAAAATTGAACGGCGCGATCAGGCCAGAGAAAGTGGCGCCACCGTCCAGGACGCGCAGTCGGGCAACGGCACCAGGCAGACGACACCATGA
- a CDS encoding TetR family transcriptional regulator, which translates to MARKTKEEAQETRSAILDAAVRVFAVKGMAHSSLADIAQEAGVTRGAIYWHFANKEDLLNTLWDQVLQLYAPLAQASESRGEPDPLGKLKALYLSFFTGLVEDQRQQQLFRILFDDSNRNKETDAIRQRHLVCRQERFIGLQTVLRNARDRGQLSKDTDIHLGAVAVLSFIHGMIANWVMTPELFDIKQQGPMLIDALIQMLQSGVIARSS; encoded by the coding sequence ATGGCACGCAAAACAAAAGAGGAGGCGCAAGAGACTCGCAGCGCCATCCTTGATGCAGCGGTACGGGTCTTTGCCGTCAAAGGGATGGCGCATTCGTCCTTGGCTGATATTGCCCAGGAGGCCGGCGTGACCAGGGGAGCCATTTATTGGCATTTTGCCAACAAAGAGGACCTGCTCAACACGTTGTGGGACCAGGTGCTGCAGTTGTACGCGCCGCTGGCCCAGGCCAGTGAAAGCCGGGGTGAACCGGATCCGCTCGGCAAATTGAAAGCCCTGTACCTCTCCTTTTTCACGGGTTTGGTTGAGGACCAGCGTCAGCAGCAGCTGTTTCGCATCTTGTTCGATGACAGCAACCGCAACAAGGAAACCGATGCCATCCGCCAGCGCCACCTCGTTTGCCGCCAGGAGCGATTCATCGGCCTGCAGACGGTGTTGCGCAATGCTCGCGACCGGGGACAACTCTCGAAAGATACTGATATTCACCTGGGAGCGGTGGCTGTTCTTTCCTTTATTCACGGCATGATCGCCAACTGGGTCATGACGCCTGAGCTTTTTGATATCAAACAACAGGGGCCGATGTTGATCGACGCCCTGATTCAGATGCTGCAGAGCGGCGTCATCGCCCGTTCGTCCTAA
- a CDS encoding efflux RND transporter permease subunit, whose amino-acid sequence MTGTSDLFIRRPVMTVLVMCSILLFGLIGYRHLAVSDLPNVDFPTIQVTANLPGANPDTMASTVATVLEKEFSTIAGLDSMSSVSTTGSTQITLQFSLERDIDAAAQDVQTAISLANRRLPDNMPSPPSFRRTNPASDPILFISLNSPSLPLSLLDQYGQTMGQRLSMISGVAQITLRGSQKYAVRVQLDPLAMQGFDLDADEVAAAIDRQNANQPMGQLSGPHTTLTLKASGELKKADQYRDIVVAVRGGRPIRLAEVATVIDSVENDKSGAWFFTPNSKAQTIVLAVEKQPGANTIEVAGAVKALLPKLSETLPASVKLAILRDGSVAITESALDIQFTLLLTLVLVVLVIFLFIRNLSATVIPSLSLPMSVIGTFAVMYLLDYSLNNMSLMALTLAVGFVVDDSIVVLENIVRHLEMGKSRMQAALDGAREVGFTIISMTLSLVAIFIPLLFLGGIMGRLFREFSVTIGAAVLVSGVISLTLVPMLCSRYLSEQHGRGHGRLYQLTESGYQLLARWYGNSLLVVLRYRRLTMAFSLAVLAATAYLFVVVPKGFIPSEDRGFIMVSTQSSQSASWISQVGHLMRLAAIVQKDPNVDRFMVNASSSSPFMLLVLKPRHERQLSADELILSLRPKLNSVPGIRAMLVNPLPINIGGRRSRSLYQLTLQGIDTDRLYATARTLERMMLDTPNLIDVSSDLQMDNPELMVEIDRNRALLLGVSPQQIEDTLYSAFGERDVSTIFGANDQYSVIVEFHPDFQNDASALDRLHVRSSQGPLVPLAAVATLRQGLGPLSINHSGQLPSVTLSFNVKPGVALGQALADLQQMTDSLLPTGVTASFQGNAQQFQAAQASMGWLLALSIVVIYIVLGILYESYIHPLTILTALPFAGFGALITLMLFRVDLSIYAFVGIIMLIGLVKKNGIMMIDFAIAAQAEGKSAVEAIHEACVIRFRPIMMTTMAALMAGIPIALGYGAGAESRQPLGLAVVGGLLFSQSLTLYVTPVFYLYMEKLRQGLGRNRGNGLEH is encoded by the coding sequence ATGACCGGCACCTCCGATCTTTTCATCCGCCGGCCGGTGATGACCGTGCTGGTGATGTGCAGCATCCTCCTGTTCGGCCTGATCGGCTACCGGCACTTGGCGGTCAGCGACCTGCCCAACGTCGATTTTCCCACCATCCAGGTCACCGCCAACCTGCCCGGCGCCAACCCGGACACCATGGCCTCAACCGTGGCCACGGTGCTGGAAAAGGAGTTCTCCACCATCGCCGGGCTTGATTCGATGAGTTCGGTGTCCACCACCGGCTCGACCCAGATCACCCTCCAGTTTTCCCTGGAGCGGGACATCGACGCCGCGGCCCAGGATGTGCAGACCGCGATCTCGCTGGCCAACCGCCGGCTGCCCGACAACATGCCCTCGCCGCCCTCCTTCCGCCGCACCAACCCCGCTTCGGACCCGATCCTGTTCATCTCGCTCAACAGCCCCTCCCTGCCGCTCTCCCTGCTCGATCAGTACGGCCAGACCATGGGCCAGCGGTTGTCGATGATCAGCGGCGTGGCCCAAATCACCCTGCGCGGTTCGCAAAAGTATGCGGTCCGGGTGCAGCTGGACCCGCTGGCGATGCAGGGATTTGACCTTGACGCCGACGAGGTGGCCGCGGCCATCGACCGCCAGAACGCCAACCAGCCCATGGGCCAGCTGAGCGGCCCGCACACCACGCTGACGCTCAAGGCGAGCGGTGAGCTCAAAAAGGCGGACCAGTACCGCGACATCGTGGTGGCGGTGCGCGGCGGACGGCCCATCCGCCTGGCCGAAGTGGCCACGGTGATCGACAGCGTGGAAAACGACAAATCCGGCGCCTGGTTTTTCACCCCGAACAGCAAGGCCCAGACCATTGTCCTGGCAGTGGAGAAGCAGCCCGGCGCCAATACCATCGAGGTGGCCGGCGCGGTCAAGGCCTTGTTGCCCAAATTGAGCGAAACCCTGCCCGCTTCGGTCAAGTTGGCCATCCTTCGTGACGGCAGCGTGGCCATCACAGAATCGGCGCTGGATATCCAATTCACCCTGTTGCTCACCCTGGTGCTGGTGGTGCTGGTGATCTTTCTCTTTATCCGCAACCTCAGCGCCACCGTAATCCCCAGCCTGTCGCTGCCCATGTCGGTGATCGGCACCTTTGCGGTGATGTACCTGCTCGACTACAGCCTCAACAACATGTCGCTCATGGCTCTCACCCTGGCGGTGGGGTTCGTGGTCGACGACTCCATCGTGGTGCTGGAAAACATCGTCCGCCATCTGGAAATGGGCAAGAGCCGCATGCAGGCCGCCCTGGACGGGGCGCGCGAGGTCGGCTTCACCATTATTTCCATGACCCTCTCCCTGGTGGCGATCTTCATTCCGCTGCTCTTCCTTGGCGGCATCATGGGCCGGTTGTTCCGCGAGTTTTCGGTGACCATCGGCGCGGCGGTGCTGGTCAGCGGCGTGATCAGCCTGACCCTGGTGCCCATGCTGTGCAGCCGCTACCTCAGCGAGCAGCACGGCCGGGGTCACGGACGACTCTACCAGCTGACCGAATCCGGGTACCAATTGCTGGCCCGCTGGTACGGTAACAGCCTGCTGGTGGTGCTGCGCTACCGGCGGCTAACCATGGCGTTTTCCCTGGCCGTCCTGGCGGCCACGGCTTACCTGTTCGTAGTCGTGCCCAAGGGCTTCATCCCCTCGGAAGACCGGGGATTCATCATGGTTTCGACCCAGAGCTCCCAGTCCGCCTCCTGGATTTCCCAGGTGGGCCACCTGATGCGGTTGGCGGCCATCGTCCAGAAAGACCCCAATGTCGATCGGTTCATGGTCAACGCTTCCTCATCCTCGCCCTTCATGCTCCTGGTGCTCAAACCCCGCCATGAACGGCAGTTGAGCGCCGACGAACTGATTCTCTCCCTGCGGCCCAAGCTCAACAGCGTGCCCGGTATCCGCGCCATGCTGGTCAACCCGCTGCCAATCAACATTGGCGGCCGCCGCTCACGCAGCCTTTACCAGCTGACCCTGCAAGGGATCGACACCGACCGGTTGTACGCGACCGCCAGGACCTTGGAACGGATGATGCTCGACACCCCAAACCTGATCGATGTGTCCAGCGACCTGCAGATGGACAACCCGGAACTGATGGTGGAGATCGACCGCAACCGCGCCTTGCTGCTCGGAGTTTCGCCCCAGCAGATCGAGGATACCCTGTACAGCGCCTTTGGCGAGCGCGATGTGTCCACCATCTTCGGAGCCAACGACCAGTACAGCGTGATCGTCGAATTTCATCCTGATTTTCAGAACGACGCCTCGGCCCTGGATCGACTCCATGTCCGCTCCAGCCAGGGACCACTGGTCCCTCTTGCTGCCGTGGCCACCCTCCGGCAGGGACTGGGGCCGCTGTCGATCAACCATTCGGGCCAATTGCCGTCGGTGACCCTGTCGTTCAATGTCAAACCCGGAGTGGCCTTGGGCCAGGCCCTGGCCGATCTGCAACAGATGACCGACTCGCTGCTGCCCACCGGCGTCACCGCATCGTTCCAGGGCAACGCCCAGCAATTTCAGGCCGCGCAGGCCAGCATGGGCTGGCTCCTGGCCCTGTCGATTGTGGTCATCTATATCGTGCTCGGCATCCTCTACGAAAGCTACATCCACCCATTGACCATTCTCACCGCCCTGCCCTTCGCCGGTTTCGGTGCCCTGATCACCCTGATGTTGTTCCGGGTCGACCTGTCGATCTATGCCTTTGTCGGCATCATCATGCTCATCGGCCTGGTAAAGAAGAACGGCATCATGATGATCGACTTCGCCATCGCGGCCCAGGCCGAGGGCAAAAGCGCTGTTGAGGCCATCCATGAAGCCTGCGTCATCCGTTTCCGGCCGATCATGATGACCACCATGGCCGCGCTCATGGCCGGCATTCCCATTGCCCTCGGCTATGGGGCCGGCGCGGAATCGCGCCAGCCGCTGGGGCTGGCGGTGGTCGGTGGCCTGCTTTTTTCCCAAAGCCTGACCCTCTACGTTACCCCGGTCTTCTATTTGTACATGGAAAAGTTGCGGCAGGGATTGGGGCGCAACAGGGGCAATGGCTTGGAACATTGA
- a CDS encoding HlyD family secretion protein, which yields MNTAIKKGLAGLGGLLLIAAAVLAWNVLRPNGLAEGFAAGNGRIEAVEIDIAAKGAGRIKEILAGEGDFVTHGQILARMDTQQLEAQRREAEAQLQQTGYAVDTAKSQVAQRLSEKNAAQAVLAQRRAELEAARKRLERFEVLSRRGATSVQDLDDNRAKFLSGQAAVSAAEAQIAAAEAAVITAKSQLLGSQSAVQAVQATIERLQADIDDGVLKAPTAGRIQYRVAQPGEVLAGGGKVLNLLDLSDVYMTFFLPTEKAGKLGLGSEVRLVLDAAPQFVIPARISYVADVAQFTPKTVETASERQKLMFRVKARIDPELLKTYITHVKTGLPGMAYVRLDQSIDWPAHLRVNLPSLPQTTAAQP from the coding sequence ATGAACACCGCCATCAAGAAGGGGCTTGCCGGGCTGGGCGGCCTGCTGCTGATCGCCGCCGCTGTCCTGGCGTGGAACGTGTTGCGGCCCAATGGTCTTGCCGAGGGTTTTGCCGCCGGCAACGGCCGGATCGAGGCTGTGGAGATCGATATCGCCGCCAAAGGCGCTGGCCGAATCAAGGAAATCCTGGCCGGCGAGGGCGATTTTGTCACCCATGGCCAGATACTGGCTCGCATGGACACCCAGCAGTTGGAGGCGCAGCGTCGAGAGGCCGAAGCCCAGCTGCAACAGACCGGGTACGCGGTGGACACCGCCAAGAGCCAGGTGGCCCAGCGCCTGAGCGAGAAAAACGCGGCCCAGGCCGTGCTTGCCCAGCGTCGGGCCGAGCTGGAGGCGGCCCGCAAGCGCTTGGAACGGTTCGAGGTGCTTTCCCGCCGCGGAGCCACCTCGGTGCAGGATCTGGATGATAATCGCGCCAAATTTCTCAGCGGTCAGGCAGCGGTGAGCGCTGCCGAAGCCCAGATCGCGGCGGCCGAGGCGGCGGTGATCACCGCCAAGTCACAGCTGCTCGGCAGCCAGTCGGCCGTGCAGGCGGTCCAGGCGACGATCGAACGGTTGCAGGCCGATATCGACGACGGTGTGCTCAAGGCGCCCACCGCCGGCCGCATCCAGTATCGGGTGGCCCAGCCGGGCGAGGTGTTGGCCGGCGGCGGCAAGGTGCTCAATCTGCTCGACCTGAGCGATGTCTACATGACTTTTTTCCTGCCCACGGAAAAGGCGGGCAAACTTGGCCTGGGCAGTGAGGTACGGTTGGTGCTCGATGCGGCCCCGCAGTTTGTCATACCGGCACGGATCTCCTACGTGGCCGATGTCGCCCAGTTCACCCCCAAAACGGTGGAAACCGCCAGCGAGCGGCAGAAGCTGATGTTTAGGGTCAAGGCCAGAATCGATCCGGAGCTGCTCAAAACCTACATCACCCACGTTAAAACCGGCCTGCCCGGCATGGCCTACGTGCGGCTGGATCAGTCCATCGACTGGCCGGCCCACTTGCGAGTCAATCTGCCCTCGTTGCCGCAGACCACCGCAGCCCAACCATGA